In the Pocillopora verrucosa isolate sample1 chromosome 4, ASM3666991v2, whole genome shotgun sequence genome, AACCAGGTCCACTCGTCATAGCTGCTCTTTAGACTATCAGCCTTTAAAATGCAGAACATCACTTTTTCGACATAGTTATTTCAATAGAACTGTTAAATTGTGGAATTCCTTGTCTTTGTCAATAAGAACCTTACCCAGCATTAATGCTTTCAAAGCAGCTGTCGTTAACTATTATAAAAAAGCACTTATTGAAACGTTTGATCAGGATAATGTTTATACTTGGAATCGTTGTGCCCCAATTGCTATTCCATAAagaatttaagttttcattgatgttgttttaaatacagtagatattaataattattaacctttaaaataagaattgatatatattttttacacgTAAATTCTTATAGTAGATacatatatttttatattttattgaattatctattttatttgtattttactTAAATTCTCCCCTACCATTATTTTTATTGGGCTTTCACCTAGTTGGAGCTTGCTCTGTCGTGACTGTCCCTCACTGAGTCTTTCTCTTCACTATtctttttttggattttttttcttcttcttcttcttcttttatcAATTTACATTAACTGTCACCTAactattatttatcatatttataTGTTATGTACTCAGTAAGAgtcgaataaataaataaatagtgaaataaaaatatatgcTTTGTATATGCTTGTGCCTATTTTAAAATAGTGAAACCCATTTCAATAGTTAGCATCAATATCTGAGGTTCCAAAGGGTTACAATAAGTTTAAAGGAATGCTTTGGTCTAAAGGTCATGGTCCAttgttctttcattttgttatttattaagTGCTtctgcaaaaacaaacaacagaaaaaaaaatatgaaaaaaaaacacttcatgGAGACCAATATTGAGCTGATGTGTGAAGAATGTCCCGATTTCCCTTATAATTTAAACACAATGCAACAGGAAAACTGAGCATAAGTTCTCTGTCCAATACACTCTAGAGGTTAAAAACAGAATCaagtttaaagatttaatgattgCAACCAAGAATTTACAATTAATAGATCTATGAATATGAGTCTATGAATTGAAACTTCTTGGTTACattctttaaaccagagtagcatcaaaccatgtctgaaatAATTCAATTCAACACTTTCATTTCTCTGTCACAAGATAAACCACTTTCATTCAAACTGGGTGGTAGGGCAAGAACATTTCTCATCCACTAAGAGGTGCAGTATAACCTTTTTCTAGGACTGTCTATACTACCAGCTGCCCCTATCCTGCATCAGACTGTaaagtttgaggcaaaatatgaagagagaaaatggttgcATAAAAACACACCCCACAGattgagagaaaagagaggctCATAATGGCCTAAAGACGTCTAATGTGTAAATTTACAAAGCTCAGATTTCaagttataaaaataatgaactTTAGAAGCATTGAGAATACTGCAAGAAAGACTTTGTTTACACTGGTCTCTACCTTCCTTGCATAACCCATGTCTCAGGCTGCTGAAGGATTAACCCATTATTCCATTCTCCTCTTGTGGCAGGGCTGAAACATATTGTCTCAGTAATAGCTCTTCCACCTAAGAGAAATGTATTGGTGATTCTGGAATTGCACTTATCTTAATTTCCACCAAGTCAGGCACAAAGCCCCTTCCTCTATGCCAAAAGTCCTCCAAAGTTTACATTCTTGCCCTGCAGAACACCTCTGACAGCTGATAACTCAGAGCTGAATAATTGAAGCACACCTTGTGCCCACGCAAATGACTATGACACTGATATGGTCATTTTCACCTGTAAGATGCAGTATTGTGTGAGTTATCATGACAGTGGAATGACCACTTCTTTCACCAATGAACTAACAGTGTTCTATGAGGCTGAGACAGTTTCTTGAATACTAAAGGATTTATTCTGCCCTAAAACACATGCCAGAATTTTGAGCAGGTAAAGTCTGCACATTTTAGGACCTCTCCTCTTCCACGTTAATAATAGGGACTTTTACATGAAGCACCAACAGTTTTGTGGACTTGCACACACGTAAGTGTTGCCGTCTGTGTTTCTTGCCACCGCGGCTGTCTTCTCTAGTTCGGTAATCAGAGTGGTTTGATGCAATACACACTACAGAAGTTTTGGGTgaagtttttttaacatttcaatCAACTTTTTGCCTTGTCatggagaaaaattaattcttcTAGCTTTATTCACATTTCCAGGCCAGTTTTTGTAAGAATTGGTGTAATATTTGTGCATTTTTGCTTTTCCCACAGGCATTGATTTAATATGTCAGCTGAAAAGCATCTCAAGTAAGTTTGCTCACgcttgttttgcttttccttttgGTTCCCATTTGATAATGAATGCTAACACTCTTTGTCTTAACTACTTCCCaatgtttgaaagaaaactttttgttAATGAAGTTttattgtaagaaattttttattgttaggtttattttcattcactAGAGATTTAAAAGATTAAGCTCAAAATATATCTTCTGAAACTTGTGGATGGTTTTCAACTCCAGGTGACCACAAAGTGAAACCAAATGAGTATTTAAGCATGCTAAGGTGCGTTGCTAGACGTAAAAATGTGCtatgtttatttaattattaaagAATATCCTCATTTCAGTATACGAAAAAAACTTACAGCAGTATTAGCCATACACAGTCCTCTACCGCCTGTTTTTATTTGAGCATAGTTATAAAAATCGATTCAGTCTACTCCtgattgaattaaaaacatttccttgttttgcTGTTTGTAGTGAGgtttgaagattattttcaattattcaataatttgttcattattttCAAGCATCTTGAATCCctgaataatggaaatgattaCATTCATGTCTGATCGTTTTGCATTACTGAAGGGCTGCAATGGAGTGGAGTGATGACCATGACGTGATGCTGTGTAGGGAGATACTGTGCAAGTACCCTTTCCAATTTAAGTAGGGCAGCCCTGACAGGGTTGAAGTGTGGTCTGAGATAGCAAGGTCACTCGATAGTTGTACAGAGTTAAAGTTTAACGTAAAACAGAGATCAGTCAGAGATGGGGTTGCCCTTTTACAAGCGCagtacaaagaaacaaatagaAAGGACAAGACAGGTAGCGgaacatcaaaacaaatgtaaGAGTTAGACCAGTTATTGGAAGATAtcactgaaaaagagaaagatagTGAAGAGAGTTGAAATGCTGTTAATGCAAGGGAAAGGGTAGGCAAGACTAAGAAAAGACAAGAAGAGGGAGAGGAGACAGTGAGCACTAAGGGAAGGTGCAGAAGTGGAGATATGTCTATGGGATACCTCAGAGAAAAAAGctaaatagaaagaaagaactgaaaaaggCACAGTTAGCACTACAGCAACACCAGGCAGGACAGGGCCAGGCCCATAAGCAGAAAATGATGAGGATAATACGACAACAGCAGAGTCAGAACATGACAGCTTTGCTAGTGCAACAACAACCACAGTTTATGTGTCATGTAGAGTTTTCCTAAAAAGACATAGTAGTTATGTTGTTGTCAATTGTCATTCTCATCATTGCTTTTAAATACCATTAAGTGTGAAATACgtcattttaaaataagaagTTAGTGTGCTATTCTGTTTATTTGAGTTATGTAACAATACATTCTTCAGCAGTGCTGTCACTGAGGAATGTTTTTGCTCTTGGTGAGGGAGAACAGCTTTGCTATTGTACTGCTCAAGGACAAGGCCCCAGTAACATGTCATCCATACCTGACTGCCTTTTCACACCTGCAAGTCATAAGAAAGTACTTTTGTTCAATGCCAACAACTCCCAATGTTGGCAAGCTCACTGCTTATCAGTGATAAGTTTCTCAATTAATCTGCCTTGGTTGTTTGTCTCTGCATATGCTACACTAGACATTTTTCTTGCAGTCCTTAGCTGTGTCCTTGGGTTAATCAGTGATGGAGTCAAGCATGTCAACATCAGCACAAAGCTGGTCAAATTCTTGTAAGTTTGCTGCACTGCTAAAATGCCCTCTTAACTCTATCCATAGTTCACTCCACAGTGCAATAGGATCAAAATGTTTGCACTTCTGATAGTTGTCAACAAAATCTTTAAGGCTTTTTGCTCATATACTTTGCAGATAATCAATCTCCTGGATGGCAAAAACTTTACAACTTATGTCTTAGCTTGAAGGCCATGTTCCATGGTGGAAAAGCTTGGGATCTCCATTAAAAATGTGTGGGTGGCACTTACACAAATTTGACACACGAGGCCAAGGCAATTTCGTGATTTTCTGTGGTAAGTGGTTGTATTAACTGGCTGGCAGTTAAGTTTATTGGGGTTGATGCTACAAATGTTTGGCTATAGGTCTGGTTATTGTAATCAGTCTCTGCCTGGGGTGTAGCAATGTGTGGTTTTCTTGGCAACACTTTGGACATTCCATTGAGTGAAGTGTTTGCCTTCTTAATGTAGGTTTTTAAATAGGGAATTGTCTTTTTGTGCAACCAAGTTAAGCCAAAAAAATGTTGTGTATGTCAATGCTTTGCTACTTGGATACAAGTGACAAGAAAGACACAAGCCTGTCTCAAATGATTTGTTGAATTGCATACTCTAATTTGTTAATAACTACATGTGCTTGAGCTAGGATTATGCTTTCAGGCATTGCAGAGGCTCCTGAATCCCAataatgttttcctttctctttacTAAAGAGACTCCTCAAtaaatgatagtaataataataatgatgatgatgatgataagtATTAGGAGCATATATAAAAGGTCTCTATGCTTTTACAATTGAAGAGATGTAGAAACCTATTGAAGCAGAAAGGGCTGTTGCCAGTTGATATTGGCAGCAAAATATATCTAAATCTCTATATGCAAACTGTGCATATTAAAACGTAAAGAATAAAGTGCTAATAATATGTATCTCTTTAATTATGTTTCACTGGgcttttgaaattaattaaaatatttgacaaGCAGATCCTGCTAAGCATCAATATGGTATCTGCAGCTTCCGACCCCTCTCAAGTTTGCCTTTACCTTATGCCATATTTGCCCCCACACTTTTTGAGTTCCACCCCACCAAGTCAAGTTCGCCCCCAGATTGAGTAATgtccagatgagttgatttgtgTGTGACAAAGATCACTCAACGATGTGCTGAATGTCAAGTCAACGATgatcattttgaatttcggcaaCTGCATGGAATCTGTTTGAGATCTGGGTTGATAGAATCAACTAAATGACTGACTGGGATCGTGAAACACGTTtagatcaaaacaacatttctttactttacttttgGACTCAAAAAGATGCCAAACAATCTTGGTTAAtctaacaaacacaaaatgtgTTGTAGTGATCACATGAAACATGATCACACAAAACGTGATAATGgcaaccagacttgagaagatgcaaaTCACACTATCATTGCAGCAGCATTGTTTAATTGTTAGACCTGTAATAAATGTGTAACAGTTTTAATGATACTAACCTCATTTAGctatatttatgaaaataagaCTAAAGAATTTGTGAAAGCACAATTTGATCACACTTTTGattaatgatgatgatttatGTGTAACATTTTTACTGATACTTACTTTGCTTAACTTTATTTGTGAATATAGAACTGAAAAAGAATGCAAAACCACGCTTTGATCACGCTTTTGATAATATTCACAAACAGACTTAAGAACAACATCAGACTTGTGAATAAAGGCTTTGAtgctattggtgcattttgatcctcattattGCAGTTAATAGACATTGTTCCCTCATTGATCCGCTCTGTTTAGtattagggactttaagataTGGTACGGCTAGGCTCTAGTACGGCGGAAGATGCTGAAGATTACTTCCGGTGACGTCATGACATAAGCACTAGTACGGCTTTCCTGCCGTAGCCTTGCTATCTACTGCGGGGAATTGCTTGCTTTGGCGTACTCTTCACTACGTGAGTATAAGTCCgttgttttcttccatttttaaCGCTGTTTTCACTGTTTGAGCAGCCAAGTTCGGAGATTAAGTACTAAACCATAAAAGTCCGTTCTGAGATAGTTGttcctttgttatttttgcagaatTCTTGAACGATTTGCGAGCTACTTCAGTCGTACGCCAAGTCAGTCAAGTCATAGCATGGCTGCAGAAAAGAAAGCGTCGTAAGTTCTAAGTTTTCCTCTGAATTTTTATTGCTGTTGAAAACGGATTTCAAGAAAATCATCAGAATCGATAGTTCTCAATGTTCAGGCTTATCACATTTTACAAACATTCTATCAAAATCGAGTTATATCTGTTATTTTGCCTTGAATATTGCCGAAGTACTGGCAGCTTGATGCTTTATTCACTGCGGTTTACATTTCATCAACTTCACATTTACAAGACACCGTATGGCGACCATTTTAGTGTTCTTTAGTTTCTCTTCAGATTACCCCTTGTTGCCTCGCTcttaaattagaaattcaaaacaacattttcccTTCAGGGAAACAAGGgctaatttgcaaggaaacaaaagaacacaaaagtgGCCGTCATTTTGGAATAAGGTGTATAAAGTTCAATCTGATTGAAAGGGTTTTATGGTCTCTTctgcaataaacattttaaagggaaaaagCTGCTCCTTTATTcgcaaaacaagaaatttgtcATTTGTATGAGTGAAGGTCAAATGAACAGCTGGTTTTACATAGCATGGGTTGTGCATGgctcaacaaagacaaaactgatAGGAATATTCTTCGCTGTTTACGAGCCTTGcatcttcttttttaattttttttttctaaagtcCATGACGCCTGTTTAAAAATTCGTACACTGTAAATAGGAGTATTCCTCAGGGGATGCAAACTGGCTATTGTTCAATGCaaccttgttttttcctttcaataggAATTCAATGTATTGGACCAAAGCCCATGATACCCTGCTCTGTAGAGAGGTTCTAGCTCTTGAGCCTtacaagcacaaaaagggtaGCAATGAGGCAGGAAAGATATGGACTGATATTGCTCAGTCTCTGAAGAATTGCCAGCAGCTGAAATTTAAACAGAATCTCTCACAGAGAGCAGTCAGGGAGAGATTTTCCCTTCTTCAGACTAggtacaaagagaaagaaagggaagaaacaCGGGCATCTGGAATATCTCCTGAACAGGATGAGCTCGATGTTCTCTTGGAAGAGATCACGGAGAGAGAAAAAGCCGCAGAGGAGAACAGAGAAGATGTCAATAGAAAGAAAGAGAATGATAAAGTTACTGCTGAAGAAATGCGAAAACAAGCAATGGAAAGGATGAGCCAgacaaagaagaggaaaaaccaGGAAGATAATGGAGGCGACATGAAGGACAAGAGGAAGAGAAGGAGTGGTAATGATGCtgtagattttttaaaagaaaaaagcgaaagGGAAATGGCACTCCGTGAGAAGGAAATCGAGATGAAGAAGAACGAACAGCAGGATAAGGCTAACCAGTTTCAAGTTATGGTGAACCAACAGCAAACCCTGCTGCAGGCcatgcaacaacaacaagcacagcagcagcagcaggGCCAAAATCTTCACATGATAATGGCTCAACAAAACCAGGCCATAATGGCTCTGTTAGAAAAAGTAATACCAAAGCACTGAACatgtatttctttgcttttttactaTGTCTAGGATTGAACGCTAATGAGATTCAATTTCCTCATGATAAGTATCACAAAGTTTCCTCACTAGTTAAGTCACCAAAACACGAACAATTCTTTGAAATATGAAGTTAtatgaaaacttcaaataacCCTGCCAAATACGACTCCTAATTATACAATACTTGCGTTCAATCCTGGACATAAGTGACTATACTATCCTTTTCAGTTGGAGAATTTTCAAATCCAAAGAAGATGTTCTGATTAATTATCGTTTACATTACTATCGTTGTTTTAATAAATCTTGGTAGTTGTATTGTGCAAGCGGAGATGTTGCGAAGCCGGAATACCATGTTAGCGAACATGGGTAAACGAACGGATCGCAAATGGAAGCATTTAAGTTGGCTTATGCACAGGAAGAGCAACAACAAACCCTATGATGGCTTTATTAGAAACATTTATTAGAAACAGTTACcaagaagtaaattttaaaatatccttGTAGCCAACTAATCAGATGACCTTCGTTTCACTACACATTGTTGAACCTTTACCTTTGTAAAGACTGCATTATGTTGGGTTCCCTTTAAATCGAATTTTCTAATGATTCAAGCAAAAGTTTGATTTACGAACAAACTTCCAAGCCTGGAATTCTAAAACGTATATACTTGATTTGCTGAAGAAACctttaaaactaataaaaatagTCAGCGAGTTGTTTGTTCAAGCGAAATACTGCTGAAGGGTAGGgggatcaaaaccaaaaaattccGATGTTGTGTTGCCATAAAGACACGTGAGAGCATTTCTTAACAAAGCACATACAATGTACATCTTGCCAACGCTGCTCAAACcgatttttaaattcttcttaaagtcaataaatttaaagtaatttacaATGTCACCAAACAGCCATTCCACTGAAGATCGGACGGAACTCATGGAAGAATTGTATGCCTCCATCTGTGGCGTTAAAAGAGCATTCCGAAATGGTGCTTGAAGATGGACACGAAGGGGATAGGCGGGGTCTCCATAAATACATAGTGGATTGCCAACTCGTGAAAATGCAAACGCTTGTAGATTGGCAATAAGGTTAGAGTCGGCTAACATTCCTGCATCGTGCTTCCTTCCCTCTGAAAGggacaaacaaataaaaagcttCAGAAATGTAGGCTTTTGTTCCACGAATTAACTTTATTGGCAAAAAGTCAAATCGTACTTACCGACCGGTCCAAACATATTCGCAATAAGGCCATTAGGAAGTGCGACAGATTGAAACTTGATGGCATGGACACGTTTGTGACCATTATAGAGAACCCTCTGGTTTTCTCCCGGTCGTGTAATTGGTCTGACAGTTCCATCAACAAAGCCAAAGCAGTTGTCGAGTGGAGCCCCTTTTCTAGATACAGCATAGGTGTACTCTTCCAATGATCTTGGGTTAAGAAGATCGTGATTCCACTGAAGAATTCGCCGCCCATGTGTATCATATATGAAATCAAGGACTTGGTTTGTTACCATGCTAAGAACCGGTATGGGATGACCAAATCTATGGACCATGTCCGCGTATCGACAAGGATAACtcaacctttttaaaagcaTGCACAAGGCTTCCATACCATCAGCTACACTCCCTTGTGGACACTTGAACATGGGTGGAATTTGAAGCACGTCGGCAAGCAGTGGCAGATGAGATTTCTCAAAGCGAAATTCGGTTATACACTCATCATTTGACATGCTTTCGAGATCAAACAAAGGGTACTCGTCGTAAGGTAAATCTAAGTTGTTTGGCCGGTATAAGTCGCTTAAGATAAAATATTCTTCATCGGAGATTATATTCTCGCAGTAGCATATGAGCAAATCGTCTTGAACCTGTTGAAATGAGCTCATTTTCAGAAGAAAAATCGAGTTCACAGAGATAGATGCTGAATACGTACCCGTATTGGGAAGCCGCGAacttaatgtttaaaattgGCGCGAAGGTACGGCGTACTCACCCCAGTCTTTCCCGGTAAACTCCGGTACTACAGCCTAGCCGTACCAtatcttaaagtccctatttACTGATACTATGCAGTAGTATCAGTAATAAGCTGTCTTCTCCATTATCCGTAAGTCtattgtttgcaatttttgaaaaaaattcttttaaaaactacAGCATGGATTCCTGCATCGTCTGTGATCAGATCATCAAGAAGCCCTCCTTTGCAATGGATGTGAATGGCGGCAATGCCATACCTGCAAAACTAGCATAAGCCACCATGACTACCATGGAGCACTCCGTTCCCGTGAATCAATCAATTGGCACTGTGAAGACTGCGATAACAGTACCCTGGTTCTATTTTCCAACAACATCTTTCAGTCTATGGTAAGTTCAATTAATCGTTTTTCTTCCCTTAAATTAAGTTATATAATTTACCTGAGCCTTATAAGCCCTTCTGATATTTTCGGAACCCCCTATGATTtgagaaattattttgttttaacttaaaccTTTTTCATCCTTGGAAACTCAGTCAATCCATGATGCTGCTCCTGCTACGCCTCATGAGCCTGGCTACAATCCTTCTCCTACTTCTCCTGCTATTTCTCCTGAACCTCCTACATTTGATGATTTGTCACTAATGGAGCCTTCAGCACCAGATTCTGGACCAGCCAGCTTCAAGATTGAGTTTGAGATAGTGGAAAATTCCACAAAGTGGGGCATAAATAAGCTGGTGGGCAGCCATGGTTACACTTACAACGTTAAAAGATGTCAAGGTGGAAACACTGATTGGCAGTGCCCTGTGAGACCAAAGGTACAGttttatattcatttctttcagttttttcaagCAGAAAATTAAAGTGCTTGATCTACTGTAACTGAAAATTTGTTGATTTATGGTAATCGAAAAATTGATGTAAtgcaatttaaaatttgttgatgCAAAgtaactgaaatttttttaatctaaacaTTAGATTATGCACCCTCTTGCCATAGTTGGCCTCATAATCGGATTGTTGCATTTTATATTCTCCATCGGGTAATGCCTGTAGAGCTACTGTAGTTGAGAGGGCGTCAGGTGAACTTGTCTTGGGCCCCATGCCACACAATCACCCAGGGCAAGTGGGCACGAGTTTAGCAGCCCAGACTTGTATATTTTggggtgaaaaaataaagttgttgttgttgttgttctggCATTGGCAATCGTCAATGAGGTGCTAACAGAGGAGCTGACAGATGATCCTTGCCCCAGTTTGCCAAAGCTAGTAAACCTTACCAAAGCAGCCAACTACCTTTGGCAGCAATTGAGACCAGTAGATCCTGTAGACCTTGAGTTTGAATTGCAGCCTGGGCACATCCCTGAGAACTTTCTCTGTGGAGATATTAAGGTTAGTATTCTACAATCAATGCGAAAGGCACTTGTGAACAAAGTTAATGGTTCAGGCCACTAATTCATTTGTATTTTCACTATCACATGTTATAGTTGCACGCATTTATTGTACTAACTATCGTATTATTAGGGAAGTTATTGAGTAGTATTTGATAGACGTTTCAAGAGAGATAGATAGGCTGAATTacaaagataaaatgaaaagtATATCTTAAACAGCTAGAAGAAcgttttgttgtggtttttgtttaatttttcaagtaCATGGGTGTCATCACCCTATCTTCATCAGCAAGCAACAGCTAGAGGTGTTGTGCAGTGCCAGAGGTGTTGGTTAGTGCAAATTAGTAGTTTCTCAGTTTTGTTGCACATTTTCTCGTTTTGAGTTTGTGTCTGaattatttctaaatttttatatatattctCTTCCTTTTCACCTCAGGGACAAAGTTTGCTTCCCCTGTACATGTTGATCTGGCTGCTACAAGAAGAGAGCTGCGTTACAACCCTCCAAATTTGAATGGTTTGAGGGCATAAACTGTGCAGACTTCAGTGACAATTGTATCAGCTGCTGCACGCAAAGATCTTTAGCCTGTGGTATCTGTAAAAGAACGGTGATCGGACAGCAAAGCAGTTGCTGTGAGCCTGCTCCAAACTCTACAGACTGCGAGATAATTAACAACCCAATTGTCAAACAACCTTGTAGCCTTGGAGCCACCAAATCTTTAAAAGTCATGATTAACAAAAGTTCTGTATTTCACTGTTTGACCATTCTGCAACATTACTGCAAGCATAGCTGCTTCTGGTTAATTCATTTGTTGTTTCTGGTCGCCCCAGCTCCCACAGCCTTTGTTGTCTATATCAGTTAATTGCAATCCAGTCAAGGTACTATTAAACATGTCCAGCTTTGATGTAATAAAAGCATGCACCAAATGCTCTCAATCAGATTGACTTGTGTAGTTTCTGATCTTACCAACATCTTTCAAAGCAATATAACCAGATTTACAAATGTTGGTAATATATTTTTGCCATTTGAAGATGTGAATCAACAAGGACTCCCACATCACAAATTGCTAGTTAAGGAACAGTATTTGCATTGATAATATTACGTCCCATAATTTGTTCATGATGCTTTGCAAACCGTGATGTTATATTTAATGgaaaaattctgttttatctgggttgcaaattagttcattttcaCACCAGATAAGGATGTCCATGATGTATTCCTCAATTTTTGGAAATCATAACAGAATGATCATACCTGGGGTTAACAAAAAGGTGTATCATCTCATTCTCACAAACATTAATATTTGAATGAGTTTACTGCAATATGCTGAGCGAAAGCATTCTTTAATTCTTTGGTTCATGCAACAGCCATCAAAGCTTGAAATCTAAATCTAAATCTaaatcttaaaacttttttgtaCATAATGAAATCGATTTGTCTTTAAGGtgaatcttttcttctttttctggtttcttttcCTGTTCAGTGTTAGCCAGACAGAAGAACTTTTCCTCTCAAGTCTCTTTTACCTCATATGGTACGAATCTTTTGCTGCTTGTGGTACTGATTCTAGTTGAAATATAGTGAATGAGTCTAACTGAAGTTGATGGGAATGCCTCCATAAGGATCAAACAGACTCCAGAAAATTAGGTAACAAGGCACCTCCCCTTTACTTTCATCAGTCCAGTGACAATCAAATTTGCTTGATGAAATTGTTTAAGCAATGCTTCAGATATTGAATTGGAGAATTGAGCATTGCCTTTGCTGTCTGATAGGTATTGAGTTCTTGATGGTCAAGGAAGGTGGGAAAAGAGCAACCCCTCTTCCTCTATTGTTGGTGTAGTGTTTAGGCTATTGAGACATTTCGTGCCGCATACATGGTGTAATGTAGGTTCGAGTTGCATCTCGAGTAGCGGAAAGCATGGCGTGTTGTAAAAGTCGTGTGCAGTGAAT is a window encoding:
- the LOC131780567 gene encoding uncharacterized protein → MAAEKKASNSMYWTKAHDTLLCREVLALEPYKHKKGSNEAGKIWTDIAQSLKNCQQLKFKQNLSQRAVRERFSLLQTRYKEKEREETRASGISPEQDELDVLLEEITEREKAAEENREDVNRKKENDKVTAEEMRKQAMERMSQTKKRKNQEDNGGDMKDKRKRRSGNDAVDFLKEKSEREMALREKEIEMKKNEQQDKANQFQVMVNQQQTLLQAMQQQQAQQQQQGQNLHMIMAQQNQAIMALLEKVIPKH
- the LOC136280465 gene encoding uncharacterized protein → MSSFQQVQDDLLICYCENIISDEEYFILSDLYRPNNLDLPYDEYPLFDLESMSNDECITEFRFEKSHLPLLADVLQIPPMFKCPQGSVADGMEALCMLLKRLSYPCRYADMVHRFGHPIPVLSMVTNQVLDFIYDTHGRRILQWNHDLLNPRSLEEYTYAVSRKGAPLDNCFGFVDGTVRPITRPGENQRVLYNGHKRVHAIKFQSVALPNGLIANMFGPVEGRKHDAGMLADSNLIANLQAFAFSRVGNPLCIYGDPAYPLRVHLQAPFRNALLTPQMEAYNSSMSSVRSSVEWLFGDIVNYFKFIDFKKNLKIGLSSVGKMYIVCALLRNALTCLYGNTTSEFFGFDPPTLQQYFA